The proteins below come from a single Kitasatospora sp. NBC_00315 genomic window:
- a CDS encoding ABC transporter ATP-binding protein → MTVSDRPAPPAVPAQAAQPAQPAQPAQPAQLIVDRVVKRYGDRLALDGVGLAVGPGEAVGLVGESGSGKSTLARLALGLLAPDSGTVRFAGRDPHRLRGARDRAVRARLQFVPQNPRGSLNPALRAGQAVAFALRLHGTPRRERAEAVAGLLRVVGLDPSLARRYPRELSGGQIQRVAVARALATRPDLLVCDEPTSALDRGAQLRLLDLLTELRERDGLGCLFISHDLAVVRHLTQRVLVLRHGRVLEEGPTAELWEAPAHPYTRALLEAATGHTSRT, encoded by the coding sequence ATGACCGTCTCCGACCGGCCCGCCCCGCCTGCCGTGCCCGCGCAGGCCGCCCAGCCCGCCCAGCCCGCCCAGCCCGCCCAGCCCGCCCAGCTGATCGTGGACCGCGTGGTGAAACGGTACGGCGACCGACTCGCCCTGGACGGGGTCGGCCTCGCCGTCGGGCCGGGCGAGGCCGTCGGTCTGGTCGGCGAGTCCGGCTCCGGCAAGTCGACGCTGGCCCGGCTCGCGCTCGGCCTGCTCGCGCCCGACAGTGGCACCGTCCGCTTCGCCGGACGGGATCCGCACCGCCTGCGCGGGGCGCGTGACCGGGCCGTCCGGGCCCGCCTGCAGTTCGTGCCGCAGAACCCGCGCGGTTCGCTCAACCCCGCCCTACGGGCGGGGCAGGCCGTGGCCTTCGCGCTGCGGCTGCACGGCACGCCGCGCCGCGAGCGGGCCGAGGCGGTCGCCGGTCTGCTGCGGGTGGTCGGCCTGGATCCCTCGCTGGCCCGGCGGTACCCGCGCGAGCTGTCCGGCGGGCAGATCCAACGGGTGGCCGTCGCGCGGGCGTTGGCCACCCGCCCCGACCTACTGGTCTGCGACGAGCCGACCTCCGCGCTCGACCGCGGTGCCCAGCTTCGACTGCTCGACCTGCTCACCGAGCTGAGGGAGCGGGACGGCCTGGGTTGCCTGTTCATCTCCCACGACCTCGCGGTGGTCCGGCACCTGACCCAACGGGTGCTGGTCCTGCGGCACGGGCGGGTCCTGGAGGAGGGCCCGACCGCCGAACTCTGGGAGGCGCCCGCGCACCCCTACACCCGGGCACTGCTCGAAGCAGCCACCGGGCACACCTCCCGCACCTGA
- a CDS encoding SAM-dependent methyltransferase encodes MTTFTERPVADVDVANIARIYDYYLGGLYNFAIDREKADRIRTMLPGVDLLARANRDWLRRSVRFLLDQGVDQFVDLGSGLPTANNVHEVAHARNPLARVVYVDHEPSAVLHGEEILADEPLAAMIEADGRRPEQVWAHPRVRELIDLSRPVGILMGGLLVFVDDEDDPAAVVAAYRDACAPGSYLSISHLSDDLADAATRTQVARMTDAYRVGVGQELYVRDREVIASWFEGMELVEPGVTLMADWRPDPGSCVDAQTSSRVLGYGATARVV; translated from the coding sequence ATGACCACATTCACCGAGCGTCCGGTGGCCGACGTGGATGTCGCCAACATCGCACGGATCTACGACTACTACCTGGGCGGGCTCTACAACTTCGCGATCGACCGGGAGAAGGCCGACCGGATCCGGACGATGCTTCCCGGTGTCGACCTCCTCGCCCGGGCCAACCGGGACTGGCTGCGCCGCTCGGTGCGCTTCCTGCTCGATCAGGGGGTGGACCAGTTCGTCGACCTGGGGTCCGGCCTGCCCACGGCCAACAACGTCCACGAGGTCGCCCACGCCCGTAACCCGCTGGCCCGGGTGGTGTACGTCGACCACGAGCCGTCGGCGGTGCTGCACGGGGAGGAGATCCTGGCCGACGAGCCGCTCGCCGCCATGATCGAGGCCGACGGCCGACGGCCGGAGCAGGTCTGGGCCCACCCCCGGGTGCGGGAGCTGATCGACCTCAGCCGCCCGGTCGGCATCCTCATGGGCGGCCTGCTCGTGTTCGTCGACGACGAGGACGATCCGGCCGCCGTGGTGGCCGCCTACCGGGACGCCTGCGCCCCGGGCAGCTACCTGTCCATCTCGCACCTCTCGGACGACCTGGCCGACGCGGCCACCCGGACCCAGGTCGCCAGGATGACCGACGCGTACCGGGTCGGGGTCGGCCAGGAGCTCTACGTCCGCGACCGCGAGGTCATCGCGTCCTGGTTCGAGGGGATGGAACTCGTCGAGCCGGGCGTCACGCTGATGGCGGACTGGCGCCCCGACCCCGGTAGTTGCGTCGATGCGCAGACCTCGTCCCGGGTGCTCGGCTACGGGGCGACGGCCCGGGTGGTCTGA
- a CDS encoding oxidoreductase yields the protein MLADEDLNEGERLVRDAFPVGATVDLGDRAEPERTVRAGVLRALLLGGREGGAATGGALRLVGARISGQLDLAGARVEHELLLQRCELEQQVLLRGASLRSTGFLGCRIPGLDGWLVTVDGNLFFEDSVIDGRLTLTRAHVIGELRLSGVRLTATELLGPDPADPDRAAATWALWAGGLELDGGCFARHGFTVRGGLRLVGAKFNGGLFMEGALIDNTGGDALSGDDLTASTMVLSDGFTARGAIRLPGATVRSRFSLAGAVLDGDETALDGSRLTAGELRLTPASVPKGMVDLHEAQVAVLHDNELSWPSDSRLDGLVYNSLQSDAPGPGSTTRRLGWLQALPGYSPQPYEQLASWYRKTGDDEAARRVLLAKQRRRRGTLSPLGRAWGRLLDATVGYGYRPWQAGIWLLGLTVLGTTVFSAGSPAAVQSGQSAPFSPLIYTLDLLLPVGGFGQRTAWYWTGLHQWLGYGLIAAGWVLTTALLAGMSRSLNRQ from the coding sequence GTGCTGGCGGACGAGGACCTGAACGAGGGGGAGCGGCTGGTCCGGGACGCGTTCCCGGTCGGGGCGACGGTCGACCTCGGTGACCGGGCGGAGCCGGAGCGGACGGTGCGGGCCGGTGTGCTCAGGGCGCTGCTGCTCGGCGGCCGGGAGGGCGGGGCGGCGACGGGCGGAGCGCTGCGGCTGGTCGGGGCCCGGATCTCCGGGCAACTGGACCTGGCCGGGGCCAGGGTGGAGCACGAACTGCTCCTGCAGCGCTGCGAGCTGGAGCAGCAGGTGCTGTTGCGCGGAGCCTCGCTGCGCTCCACCGGCTTCCTCGGCTGCCGGATACCCGGGCTGGACGGCTGGCTGGTCACGGTGGACGGCAACCTGTTCTTCGAGGACTCGGTGATCGACGGCCGGCTCACCCTCACCCGCGCCCATGTGATAGGTGAACTTCGCCTGAGCGGCGTGCGGTTGACCGCGACCGAGCTGCTCGGGCCCGACCCGGCGGACCCGGACCGGGCGGCCGCGACCTGGGCCCTGTGGGCGGGCGGGCTGGAGCTCGACGGCGGGTGCTTCGCCCGGCACGGTTTCACCGTCCGGGGCGGGCTGCGCCTGGTCGGGGCCAAGTTCAACGGCGGTCTCTTCATGGAGGGCGCCCTGATCGACAACACCGGCGGCGACGCGCTGAGCGGCGACGACCTGACCGCCTCGACGATGGTGCTGTCCGACGGCTTCACCGCGCGCGGCGCGATCCGGCTGCCGGGCGCCACCGTCCGCAGCCGGTTCTCACTCGCGGGAGCCGTCCTGGACGGCGACGAGACCGCCCTCGACGGCAGCCGGCTGACGGCCGGTGAACTCAGGCTCACCCCCGCCTCGGTGCCGAAGGGCATGGTCGATCTGCACGAGGCCCAGGTCGCCGTCCTGCACGACAACGAGCTGAGCTGGCCGTCCGACAGCCGGCTCGACGGCCTGGTGTACAACTCGCTGCAGAGCGACGCCCCCGGACCGGGGTCGACCACCCGGCGACTGGGCTGGCTGCAGGCACTGCCCGGCTACTCGCCGCAGCCGTACGAGCAGCTGGCCTCCTGGTACCGAAAGACCGGTGACGACGAGGCGGCCCGGCGGGTGCTGCTGGCCAAGCAGCGCCGCAGACGGGGGACCCTGAGCCCGCTCGGACGGGCCTGGGGCCGACTGCTGGACGCCACCGTCGGGTACGGCTACCGCCCATGGCAGGCCGGGATCTGGCTGCTCGGGCTGACCGTCCTCGGCACCACCGTGTTCAGCGCGGGCTCACCCGCCGCCGTGCAGTCAGGGCAGAGCGCCCCCTTCAGCCCGCTGATCTACACCCTGGACCTGCTGCTCCCGGTCGGGGGCTTCGGGCAGCGCACCGCCTGGTACTGGACGGGGCTGCACCAGTGGCTGGGCTACGGCCTGATCGCGGCGGGCTGGGTGCTCACCACGGCCCTGCTCGCCGGAATGAGCAGGTCGCTCAACCGTCAGTAG
- a CDS encoding ABC transporter ATP-binding protein, translating into MSRTDGSPTGRTDGSGAARTDGGRQARTEEAPARWAESRPTTGEDGSPRSLLEIADLAVTYPGGVRAVDGVSLAVEPGAALVLLGESGSGKTTVARTVLGLPGRGARVTGRIRLAGTELTALDERALSRVRERRIGYVPQDPTASLDPLRRIGPQLAEVLRRHRIADGRRMVADEVARLLTTAGIPDPDRVARAYPHELSGGLRQRAAIAIAIACGPELLIADEPTTALDALVRVRILDLFATLRATCGIALLLVTHDLAAARRISGDVAVMRQGRVVEAGPAERVLTAPVHTFTAALLAADPGARR; encoded by the coding sequence ATGAGCCGGACGGACGGCAGCCCGACGGGACGGACGGACGGCAGCGGCGCGGCACGGACGGACGGCGGTCGTCAGGCACGGACGGAGGAGGCTCCCGCGCGGTGGGCCGAGAGTCGCCCCACGACCGGGGAGGACGGCAGCCCGAGAAGCCTGCTGGAGATCGCGGACCTCGCCGTCACCTACCCGGGCGGCGTCCGGGCGGTGGACGGGGTGTCGCTGGCCGTGGAGCCCGGTGCGGCTCTCGTCCTGCTGGGTGAGTCCGGCAGCGGCAAGACCACCGTGGCCCGGACGGTGCTCGGCCTGCCCGGCCGAGGGGCCCGGGTCACCGGCCGGATCCGGCTGGCCGGCACCGAACTGACGGCGCTCGACGAGCGCGCCCTGTCCCGGGTGCGCGAGCGACGGATCGGTTACGTCCCGCAGGATCCGACCGCCTCGCTGGACCCGCTGCGACGGATCGGCCCGCAACTCGCCGAGGTGCTGCGCCGCCACCGGATCGCCGACGGCCGACGGATGGTCGCCGACGAGGTGGCCAGGCTGCTCACGACCGCCGGAATCCCCGACCCCGACCGGGTCGCCCGGGCGTACCCGCACGAGCTCTCCGGCGGCCTTCGGCAGCGCGCCGCGATCGCGATCGCCATCGCCTGCGGTCCCGAACTGCTGATCGCCGACGAACCGACCACCGCGCTGGACGCACTCGTACGCGTCCGGATCCTCGATCTGTTCGCCACCCTGCGCGCCACCTGCGGCATCGCCCTGCTGCTGGTCACCCACGACCTGGCGGCGGCCCGCCGGATCAGCGGCGACGTCGCGGTGATGCGGCAGGGCCGCGTGGTCGAGGCCGGACCCGCCGAGCGGGTGCTGACCGCTCCCGTCCACACCTTCACCGCGGCCCTGCTCGCCGCCGACCCGGGAGCGCGCCGATGA
- a CDS encoding ABC transporter substrate-binding protein: protein MTHRPLRAARSRAAALPAAAALLLAATGCASGGGAPGAGDAAGGTDRGGTLVVGATGKLPNTDTVIGGAGFEGKRLVSFQIYEGLTRYELLKDTDRPPVVTGALAESWQVAADARTWTFQLRQGVKFQDGTAFDADAVVFNLDRYLDRNSPEYTDALGAAAKEYAGDIVSYRKTDADHVELVTKDPNGHFPEDLAHVLIASPSAVRKAGSANFSQHPVGTGPFSFVSQTEGQQIELTANRNYWRGAPKLDRLIVKSLPDAAARTAALRSGGVNWIEYPNPDDIQALKGDGATIATNSYDHLWYWILDTAEGPWRDPRVRQAANYAIDRTAIADKLLQGTADPAYQAAPRATAAYDPAGDVYSYDPAKARQLLAAAGVPDGFSTSVTVPTGGSGNLLPVPIAEAIQRDLAAVGIKVELRTTDWTTLIGAEAKGQVALGSDAIAQSTTLFQSEALLPLFIGSGSPFWTGHYGNARVDALLASASASPDRARRTADYRTALSLVTQDAPWLFVLNDRNPRALSPKVQGLVQPQSWFLDLTGVWVRR from the coding sequence ATGACGCACCGACCGCTCCGCGCCGCCCGTTCCAGAGCCGCCGCCCTGCCGGCCGCCGCAGCCCTGCTGCTGGCGGCCACCGGCTGCGCGTCCGGCGGTGGTGCGCCCGGCGCGGGAGACGCGGCCGGCGGTACGGACCGCGGCGGCACGCTGGTTGTCGGGGCCACCGGCAAACTCCCCAACACGGACACCGTGATCGGCGGGGCCGGATTCGAGGGCAAGCGTCTGGTGAGCTTCCAGATCTACGAGGGCCTGACCCGTTACGAGTTGCTGAAGGACACCGACCGGCCGCCGGTCGTCACCGGCGCCCTCGCGGAGTCCTGGCAGGTCGCCGCCGACGCGAGGACCTGGACGTTCCAGCTGCGCCAGGGGGTGAAGTTCCAGGACGGCACGGCGTTCGACGCCGACGCGGTGGTCTTCAACCTGGACCGCTACCTCGACAGGAACAGCCCCGAGTACACCGACGCGCTCGGCGCCGCCGCCAAGGAGTACGCCGGCGACATCGTCTCCTACCGCAAAACCGACGCCGACCACGTCGAGCTCGTCACCAAGGACCCGAACGGGCACTTCCCCGAGGACCTGGCACACGTCCTGATCGCCAGTCCCTCGGCGGTCAGGAAGGCCGGCTCCGCGAACTTCTCCCAGCACCCGGTCGGCACCGGCCCGTTCTCGTTCGTCTCGCAGACCGAGGGCCAGCAGATCGAGCTCACCGCCAATCGGAACTACTGGCGCGGCGCGCCCAAGCTCGACCGGCTGATCGTCAAGTCCCTTCCGGACGCCGCCGCCCGCACCGCCGCGCTCCGCTCCGGCGGCGTCAACTGGATCGAGTACCCCAACCCCGACGACATCCAGGCGCTGAAGGGCGACGGCGCCACCATCGCGACCAACAGCTACGACCACCTCTGGTACTGGATCCTGGACACCGCCGAGGGGCCCTGGCGCGACCCGCGGGTCCGGCAGGCCGCGAACTACGCGATCGACCGCACGGCGATCGCCGACAAGCTGCTCCAGGGCACCGCGGACCCCGCCTACCAGGCGGCCCCCAGGGCCACCGCGGCCTACGACCCGGCGGGCGACGTCTACTCCTACGACCCGGCGAAGGCACGGCAGTTGCTCGCCGCCGCGGGTGTTCCGGATGGCTTCTCCACCTCGGTGACCGTCCCCACCGGGGGTTCCGGCAATCTGCTGCCCGTCCCGATCGCCGAGGCGATCCAGCGGGATCTGGCCGCGGTCGGCATCAAGGTCGAACTGCGCACCACCGACTGGACGACGCTGATCGGCGCCGAGGCCAAGGGGCAGGTCGCGCTCGGCTCCGACGCCATCGCGCAGTCCACCACGCTGTTCCAGTCCGAGGCGCTGCTGCCGCTGTTCATCGGCTCCGGGAGCCCGTTCTGGACGGGGCACTACGGCAACGCGCGGGTGGACGCCCTGCTGGCGTCCGCCTCCGCGTCGCCCGACCGGGCGAGGCGAACCGCCGACTACCGCACGGCGCTCTCGCTGGTGACGCAGGACGCGCCCTGGCTGTTCGTGCTCAACGACCGTAACCCGCGGGCCCTGTCGCCGAAGGTCCAGGGGCTCGTCCAGCCGCAGTCCTGGTTCCTCGACCTGACCGGCGTGTGGGTCCGCCGCTAG
- a CDS encoding LLM class F420-dependent oxidoreductase: MTAPYQPLAHAAPPKWGVTLPLPGLALDRHRFLVERLPDLGYTDVWSAEGGGTDAFTPLAATAAWSPGLRIGTGIVPVHTRGPAVLAQTAATLAQLAPGRLLLGIGASVPAHVTDLNGIPFDEPFKRTRDVLRFVTRALRGEHVAGDFDTFSIAGFQLPHPPAEPVKVILGALRPGMLRLGFTEGDGAITNLLFPEDVPKVLDAVGPQPPGKELVVKVFVCPTEDIDHARRATRPFLAWILNREPYRKFHEWLGHGDLLAGTHERWAAGDQEGARRALPDEVVDGLFVSGSPEECRERILRYHRPGVTTIQLYVSLPPEVVADRARLLDTLARLGPAGAR; the protein is encoded by the coding sequence ATGACCGCCCCGTACCAACCGCTCGCCCACGCCGCACCGCCCAAGTGGGGCGTCACGCTCCCGTTGCCCGGACTGGCCCTCGACCGGCACCGCTTCCTCGTCGAACGGCTCCCCGACCTCGGCTACACCGACGTCTGGAGTGCGGAGGGCGGCGGCACCGACGCCTTCACCCCACTGGCCGCCACCGCCGCGTGGTCGCCTGGCCTGCGGATCGGCACCGGTATCGTCCCGGTGCACACCCGGGGCCCGGCGGTGCTCGCCCAGACCGCCGCGACCCTCGCCCAACTCGCTCCCGGACGGCTGCTGCTGGGCATCGGCGCGTCCGTCCCGGCGCATGTCACCGACCTCAACGGCATCCCGTTCGACGAGCCGTTCAAACGCACCCGGGACGTACTGCGGTTCGTCACCCGGGCGCTGCGCGGCGAACACGTCGCGGGGGACTTCGACACCTTCTCGATCGCCGGTTTCCAGCTGCCGCACCCGCCGGCCGAGCCGGTCAAGGTGATCCTCGGCGCACTGCGCCCGGGCATGCTCCGGCTCGGCTTCACCGAGGGGGACGGCGCCATCACCAACCTGCTCTTCCCCGAGGACGTGCCCAAGGTGCTGGACGCCGTCGGCCCGCAGCCGCCCGGCAAGGAACTGGTCGTCAAGGTCTTCGTCTGCCCCACCGAGGACATCGACCACGCGCGCCGCGCCACCCGGCCCTTCCTCGCCTGGATCCTCAACCGGGAGCCGTACCGGAAGTTCCACGAGTGGCTCGGCCACGGCGACCTGCTCGCCGGCACACACGAGCGCTGGGCGGCCGGCGACCAGGAGGGCGCCCGGCGGGCTCTGCCGGACGAGGTGGTCGACGGGCTGTTCGTCAGCGGCTCCCCGGAGGAGTGCCGCGAGCGGATCCTGCGGTACCACCGCCCCGGCGTCACCACGATCCAGCTGTACGTGTCGCTGCCGCCCGAGGTGGTGGCCGACCGGGCCCGACTGCTGGACACCCTGGCCCGCCTCGGCCCCGCCGGGGCCCGCTGA
- a CDS encoding alkaline phosphatase — translation MSNLSRRIFILGGLTTAGAASLQLGATAQPSAAASTPFPFTLGVASGEPDDSSVVLWTRLAPAPTNADGQGGMPNADVAVDWQVSTDQNFTTLVSSGTITARYAQAHSVHALAGGLAPDSEYYYRFRAQGFISPAGRTRTAPAPTAVGRDFTMAFASCSHYEQGYFTAYRRMADDRPDLILHLGDYIYEGGATSGAVRQHLGSEIVSLADYRRRYALYRTDPDLQAAHAIAPWLVVPDDHEVENNYADMVRADNSPSLTAAQWTARRTAAYQAYFENMPLRAAATPSGNSIQLYRRVRWGTLATFHMLDTRQFRDDQACGDGTKVCADADLAGRSITGSAQEAWLLDGLGQHLSTWDLIGQQVFFARNVNSAGAMNMDAWDGYRAGRARIQQGIIDRAVRNPVVLTGDVHASWGNNLKADYADPSSATIGSELVCTSITSGGNGSATTTIPNGSLNPHLRFYSDRRGYVRTHVTPSQLTADFRSVATVTEHGAAATTARTFVIHDGQPGLADA, via the coding sequence ATGAGCAACCTCAGTCGCCGCATCTTCATCCTAGGCGGGCTCACCACCGCAGGCGCCGCCTCGCTCCAACTCGGGGCGACGGCCCAACCGTCGGCCGCCGCCTCCACTCCCTTCCCCTTCACGCTCGGCGTCGCCTCCGGGGAACCCGACGACAGCAGCGTGGTGCTCTGGACGCGTCTGGCCCCCGCACCGACCAACGCGGACGGTCAGGGCGGCATGCCCAACGCCGACGTCGCCGTCGACTGGCAGGTGTCGACCGACCAGAACTTCACCACCCTGGTCAGCTCCGGGACGATCACCGCCCGTTACGCCCAGGCCCACTCGGTGCACGCGCTGGCCGGTGGGCTCGCCCCGGACTCGGAGTACTACTACCGGTTCCGGGCCCAGGGATTCATCTCCCCGGCGGGCCGGACCCGCACCGCGCCGGCGCCGACCGCGGTCGGGCGTGACTTCACGATGGCCTTCGCCTCGTGCTCCCACTACGAGCAGGGCTACTTCACCGCCTACCGCCGCATGGCCGACGACCGCCCCGACCTGATCCTGCACCTGGGCGACTACATCTACGAGGGCGGCGCCACCTCCGGCGCGGTGCGCCAGCACCTCGGCAGCGAGATCGTGTCGCTGGCCGACTACCGCCGCCGCTACGCGCTCTACCGCACCGATCCGGACCTGCAGGCCGCGCACGCGATCGCGCCGTGGCTGGTGGTACCGGACGACCACGAGGTGGAGAACAACTACGCCGACATGGTCCGCGCCGACAACAGCCCTTCGCTGACGGCGGCCCAGTGGACCGCGCGACGCACCGCCGCGTACCAGGCCTACTTCGAGAACATGCCGCTGCGGGCCGCCGCCACGCCCTCCGGCAACAGCATCCAGCTCTACCGCCGGGTCCGCTGGGGCACCCTCGCCACGTTCCACATGCTCGACACCCGCCAGTTCCGCGACGACCAGGCCTGCGGCGACGGGACGAAGGTCTGCGCCGACGCCGATCTGGCCGGCCGTTCGATCACCGGCTCGGCCCAGGAGGCATGGCTGCTCGACGGCCTCGGCCAGCACTTGAGCACCTGGGACCTCATCGGCCAGCAGGTCTTCTTCGCCCGCAACGTGAACTCGGCCGGCGCGATGAACATGGACGCCTGGGACGGGTACCGGGCCGGCCGGGCGCGGATCCAGCAGGGCATCATCGACCGGGCCGTACGCAACCCGGTCGTCCTCACCGGTGATGTGCACGCGTCGTGGGGCAACAACCTCAAGGCCGACTACGCCGATCCGTCGTCGGCGACGATCGGCTCCGAGCTCGTCTGCACCTCCATCACCAGCGGCGGCAACGGAAGCGCCACCACCACGATCCCCAACGGATCGCTCAACCCGCATCTGCGCTTCTACTCCGACCGGCGCGGCTACGTCCGCACGCACGTCACGCCGTCGCAGCTCACAGCCGACTTCCGGTCGGTGGCGACGGTGACCGAGCACGGCGCGGCGGCGACCACCGCCCGGACCTTTGTCATCCACGACGGACAGCCGGGGTTGGCCGATGCGTAA
- a CDS encoding ABC transporter permease translates to MHRTFLHRTSLHRISLHRTSLHRTVLHRLPLALPAALAVLLLLLAVAAPLAAPYDPVAGHLQDRLLDPGSPGHPLGTDGQGRDMLSRLIWAARTSLTGGITPVAVAAAAGTALGVAAALGGRVLEQALLRSLDVLYAFPGVLLAIAVATLVRPGLGATVLALSVVLTPAVARVVFTEVQRIRTAEYLEAARVSGADRLSLVLGQILPVVAPVVLVYCSSLVGLAIVYAAGLSFLGLGVGPPTAEWGSMLDELRPSLLTHPWVAALPAITVLAVSVVFNTLGEALRHRLGDTGAGLPEALR, encoded by the coding sequence ATGCACCGAACCTTTCTGCACCGAACCTCCCTCCACCGAATCTCCCTGCACCGAACCTCCCTGCACCGGACCGTCCTGCACCGGCTTCCGCTGGCCCTCCCGGCCGCCCTCGCCGTTCTGCTCCTGCTGCTGGCCGTGGCCGCCCCGCTGGCCGCCCCCTACGACCCGGTCGCCGGTCACCTCCAGGACCGGCTGCTGGATCCGGGCAGTCCCGGCCACCCGCTCGGCACCGACGGCCAGGGCCGCGACATGCTGAGCAGGCTGATCTGGGCCGCCCGGACGTCGCTGACCGGCGGGATCACCCCGGTCGCCGTCGCCGCCGCGGCCGGGACCGCACTGGGCGTCGCCGCGGCTCTGGGCGGCCGGGTGCTCGAACAGGCTCTGCTGCGGTCGCTGGACGTGCTGTACGCCTTCCCCGGCGTTCTGCTGGCCATCGCGGTCGCCACCCTGGTGCGGCCCGGCCTGGGCGCCACCGTGCTCGCGCTCTCCGTGGTGCTCACCCCGGCCGTCGCGCGGGTGGTCTTCACCGAGGTGCAGCGGATCCGGACCGCCGAGTACCTGGAGGCCGCCCGGGTCAGCGGCGCCGACCGGCTCTCCCTGGTGCTGGGCCAGATCCTGCCGGTCGTCGCCCCGGTCGTCCTCGTGTACTGCTCCTCACTGGTCGGCCTGGCCATCGTGTACGCCGCCGGACTGTCCTTCCTCGGCCTCGGTGTCGGCCCGCCCACCGCCGAATGGGGCTCCATGCTGGACGAGTTGAGGCCGAGCCTGCTCACCCACCCCTGGGTCGCGGCGCTGCCGGCGATCACCGTCCTGGCGGTGTCGGTGGTCTTCAACACTCTCGGCGAAGCGCTGCGCCACCGTCTCGGGGACACCGGCGCCGGGCTGCCGGAGGCACTCCGATGA
- a CDS encoding helix-turn-helix transcriptional regulator produces MQAAVERAIATMWDRYEEPLSLDDIADTAILSKFYFSRVFRALTGTSPGRFLSAIRLHQAKNLLLRTSLSVTDISYQVGYNSLGTFTSRFTRSVGLSPGRYRALARVGMPRASDAFPAAPRRPCAVRGFVAVPEVELDTRIYVAAFSDPIVQGEPVACDILDGPGEFRLAGTAEGTWHLRAAVVAVSDVDPLPWNRRPLFIGASQPVTVRAGQTVEIDLQTRGFCPFDLPILLALPELDCWQLPQRSLAARTLG; encoded by the coding sequence TTGCAAGCCGCAGTCGAGCGTGCCATCGCGACGATGTGGGACCGCTACGAGGAACCGCTCTCGTTGGACGACATCGCGGACACCGCGATCCTGAGCAAGTTCTACTTCTCCAGGGTATTCCGCGCCCTGACCGGCACCTCGCCCGGGCGCTTCCTGTCCGCCATCCGGCTGCACCAGGCCAAGAACCTGCTGCTCAGGACCTCCCTCAGCGTCACCGACATCTCCTACCAGGTCGGCTACAACAGCCTGGGCACCTTCACCAGCCGGTTCACCCGCAGTGTCGGGCTCTCGCCCGGCCGCTACCGCGCCCTCGCCCGGGTCGGGATGCCGCGGGCCTCCGACGCCTTCCCGGCCGCCCCCCGGCGCCCCTGCGCGGTGCGCGGCTTCGTCGCCGTCCCCGAGGTGGAGCTCGACACCCGGATCTACGTGGCGGCCTTCAGCGACCCGATCGTCCAGGGCGAGCCCGTGGCCTGCGACATCCTCGACGGGCCGGGGGAGTTCCGCCTGGCCGGGACGGCCGAGGGCACCTGGCACCTGCGCGCGGCGGTGGTCGCGGTGAGCGACGTGGACCCGCTGCCGTGGAACCGCCGGCCGCTGTTCATCGGGGCGAGCCAGCCGGTGACGGTGCGGGCGGGGCAGACGGTCGAGATCGACCTGCAGACCCGCGGGTTCTGTCCGTTCGACCTGCCGATCCTGCTCGCCCTGCCCGAGCTCGACTGCTGGCAGCTGCCCCAGCGAAGCCTGGCGGCCCGGACACTGGGCTGA